In Fusarium oxysporum Fo47 chromosome IX, complete sequence, the following proteins share a genomic window:
- a CDS encoding kinase-like domain-containing protein, translated as MQQHAIFGYQTPPPSPGFDHPKCTVQQPFAVPHSRHFQNRCVPLAPEARLGRVLEGTLQLTDILGTGAYGVVYLAVDLKTGGKYAVKCLSKFNPDGTPLESRQFAYQQREIRLHWKASEHSNVVQMLKIVNDPDCIYVILEYCPEGDLFLNITERGQYVGKDELSRNIFLQILDAVEHCHNLGIYHRDLKPENILVTDHGDTVKLADFGLATSDDRSEDYGCGSTFYMSPECLDPSARKPYYLCAPNDVWSLGVILVNLTCGRNPWKQASFQDSTYRAYAGSKDFLKTILPLSDELNDILGRIFEPIPEQRITLSELRTRIMACSMFTVPPMSSLPTPPASPNHITEYVSSEDAIIDDYEYDSLSPASSDDEGSLTSSDSTIDDLDDEFEQERQMPQTPPEFAPHTFDPEEPKEHQLIYHSQEFVPQKYSGPVPVPVAVPPQPMLCQQVPMPVQAHVPVSVQAPCQPKSYFPIWDMVKYVQQVPMLQHHVPFHQQVPFMPTFQGCY; from the exons ATGCAGCAACATGCCATATTCGGTTACCAAACCCCTCCGCCCTCTCCAGGATTCGATCATCCTAAGTGCACAGTTCAACAACCATTTGCGGTCCCTCACTCTCGACACTTCCAGAACCGATGCGTCCCTCTCGCCCCGGAGGCCAGGCTAGGCCGTGTGCTTGAGGGCACTCTCCAGCTTACTGACATCCTTGGAACTGGCGCCTATGGCGTCGTGTACCTTGCCGTCGATCTCAAGACCGGAGGTAAATACGCTGTCAAGTGCTTGAGCAAGTTCAATCCCGATGGAACCCCTCTGGAATCCAGACAATTTGCCTACCAACAACGAGAGATCCGTCTTCACTGGAAGGCATCGGAACACTCCAACGTGGTCCAGATGCTCAAGATTGTGAATGATCCTGACTGCATCTATGTTATTCTCGAGTACTGCCCTGAGGGcgatctcttcttgaatATCACTGAGCGCGGTCAATATGTTGGTAAGGATGAACTATCAAGGAATATCTTTCTGCAAATCCTGGATGCTGTTGAACACTGCCACAACCTTGGAATCTACCACCGGGACCTCAAGCCGGAGAACATCTTGGTGACAGACCACGGAGACACTGTTAAGCTGGCTGACTTTGGTCTTGCTACTTCTGATGATCGATCCGAGGACTACGGATGCGGTTCAACATTCTACATGAGTCCAG AATGCCTGGACCCCTCTGCTAGGAAGCCTTACTACCTTTGCGCCCCCAATGATGTCTGGAGCCTTGGAGTTATCCTCGTCAACCTCACCTGTGGACGCAACCCATGGAAACAAGCTTCCTTCCAGGACTCTACTTACCGTGCCTATGCCGGATCCAAGGACTTCTTGAAGACCATCCTCCCATTGTCGGATGAACTGAACGACATTTTGGGACGGATCTTCGAGCCTATCCCCGAGCAGCGGATCACTCTCTCTGAGCTCCGAACCAGGATCATGGCCTGCTCTATGTTTACCGTGCCGCCTATGTCGTCTCTACCGACACCTCCGGCCTCACCAAACCACATCACCGAATACGTTTCCTCCGAGGATGCCATCATCGACGACTATGAGTACGACTCACTGTCGCCTGCCTCCTCGGATGATGAGGGTTCGCTCACATCAAGCGACTCTACCATTGACGACCTGGACGACGAGTTTGAACAGGAACGCCAGATGCCGCAGACTCCTCCTGAGTTTGCACCACACACCTTCGACCCTGAGGAGCCCAAGGAACATCAACTCATCTACCACAGCCAGGAATTCGTGCCCCAGAAGTACTCTGGGCCCGTCCCCGTGCCAGTGGCCGTTCCCCCTCAGCCCATGCTCTGCCAGCAGGTCCCTATGCCAGTACAGGCTCACGTTCCTGTCTCTGTGCAGGCTCCTTGTCAACCCAAATCATATTTCCCTATCTGGGATATGGTAAAATACGTTCAACAAGTGCCCATGCTTCAGCACCATGTGCCCTTTCATCAACAGGTCCCCTTCATGCCTACGTTTCAAGGCTGTTACTAA